In Rutidosis leptorrhynchoides isolate AG116_Rl617_1_P2 chromosome 2, CSIRO_AGI_Rlap_v1, whole genome shotgun sequence, one genomic interval encodes:
- the LOC139894247 gene encoding tetrahydroberberine oxidase-like, whose translation MQMNTKTHYSLLHLIVLILVRAGQVLSNNTDDDFLNCLILNSDNATSISKVIYSPNNSSYTSVLQFSINNLRFISPSTPKPRYIVTPTDESQIPTLVSCSKKYDLEIRTRSGGHDFEGLSYVSQVPFVILDLRNLKSVTVEVETATAWVQAGATLGELYYNIAQKSRNLGFPGGICYQLGLGGHISGGGYGALLRKYGLAADNVVDARFINVHGKILDRKSMGEDLFWAIRGGGGSSFGIILSWKIKLVPVPELVTKFSIDRTQEQNLTEIIYKWQFVAPKIDKDLDIRILMFSVVNPSTGNRTIRATFDTVFLGGTDRLLQLMRDEFPELGLTREDCTEMSWVESVKIGAGFVNGEPLEVLLNRTAQPKNSVKVKSDFATSPISKDGFEGIWKFYNDKIEAFMGLLVLTPYGGRMDEISESAIPFPHRVGTLYMIEYVVAWDGNETSPHISWIRSLYNYMTSYVSNSPREAYLNYDDLDLGVGRTYEEANRTWGPNYFKNNFDRLVKVKTMVDPDNFFKHEQSIPTRS comes from the exons ATGCAAATGAACACTAAAACACACTATTCTTTGTTGCATCTCATTGTTTTGATCTTGGTAAGAGCGGGTCAAGTTTTATCGAATAATACCGATGATGATTTTTTGAATTGCTTAATTCTCAATTCTGATAATGCAACATCAATCTCTAAAGTAATATACAGCCCAAATAACTCATCATACACATCAGTCTTACAGTTCTCTATAAATAACTTACGATTCATATCACCCTCAACTCCAAAACCTCGTTATATCGTTACACCAACCGACGAATCTCAAATCCCGACACTCGTTTCCTGCTCCAAGAAATACGATTTAGAGATCCGAACGCGTAGTGGGGGCCATGATTTCGAGGGGTTGTCATATGTATCACAAGTCCCATTTGTGATTCTTGATCTCAGAAATTTAAAATCCGTTACAGTTGAAGTTGAAACCGCAACTGCATGGGTTCAAGCCGGTGCAACTTTAGGTGAACTTTATTACAATATCGCGCAAAAAAGTCGAAATCTTGGATTCCCGGGTGGTATTTGTTATCAATTAGGGCTCGGTGGACac attag TGGTGGAGGGTACGGTGCATTGTTGAGAAAATACGGTCTTGCAGCCGATAATGTCGTTGATGCTCGATTCATCAACGTGCATGGCAAGATTCTTGATCGAAAATCGATGGGCGAGGATCTTTTTTGGGCGATTAGAGGCGGTGGAGGTTCGAGTTTCGGGATCATTCTTTCATGGAAAATAAAGCTCGTTCCGGTCCCGGAATTGGTAACAAAATTCTCAATCGACAGAACACAAGAACAAAATTTAACCGAAATTATCTATAAGTGGCAATTTGTTGCACCAAAGATCGATAAAGATCTTGACATCAGAATTCTAATGTTCAGTGTGGTTAATCCAAGTACAGGAAACCGAACGATTAGGGCAACGTTTGATACGGTATTTCTCGGTGGAACCGATCGGTTACTTCAATTGATGCGGGACGAATTCCCGGAATTGGGTTTAACAAGAGAAGACTGCACCGAAATGAGCTGGGTTGAATCGGTTAAAATTGGTGCAGGTTTCGTTAACGGGGAACCTTTGGAGGTACTTTTGAATAGAACTGCCCAACCGAAAAATTCTGTTAAAGTGAAATCAGATTTCGCAACAAGTCCTATTTCAAAAGACGGGTTTGAAGGTATATGGAAGTTTTACAATGATAAAATAGAAGCTTTTATGGGACTACTCGTGTTAACTCCATACGGAGGGCGAATGGATGAGATTTCGGAATCAGCGATTCCATTCCCGCATAGAGTCGGGACGTTATACATGATTGAATACGTGGTCGCTTGGGATGGGAATGAAACATCACCGCATATAAGTTGGATTAGAAGTTTATATAACTATATGACTAGTTATGTTTCGAATTCGCCAAGAGAAGCGTATTTGAATTATGATGATTTGGATCTTGGAGTTGGTAGGACCTACGAGGAAGCAAATCGTACATGGGGTCCGAATTACTTTAAAAATAATTTTGACAGGCTTGTTAAGGTGAAGACAATGGTTGATCCTGATAACTTTTTCAAGCATGAACAAAGTATACCTACAAGATCCTAA